The Kogia breviceps isolate mKogBre1 chromosome 2, mKogBre1 haplotype 1, whole genome shotgun sequence genome segment ttctcccttttaagaaaagtgttttcttcttgaaatatAAAGTAGTTATCTCTTTAgcttaaatacatatgtatattatatatcacACACTTAAAGAATATAGATTCACAGACTTCTATGGAAATTCAATATATTAGTGGTACTCTTATTCAGCAAGCTTATGGAATGACAAAAAATGAATCACATTTCATGATTAATATCTTACGTAGCCTCTGCTGTTTCTGACTTAGCCAAATTGATCAGTGTTTTTTGACTGCTCCATTTCTTCTTCTGGGCAGTCTTGGAGAACTACAGAAATGGAacccaaaagtaaattagaagcGTAGACCCTGACAGGTTGCCTTCATAGTAAATCTCGGGCACGTGTGTGCGTCTACTGTGTAGTAAGTATTGGCTACCTGGACACTAACACGGTGTGAGTGGGGAGTGCTGGAGATGTACAGGAGTTTGTGTCTAGGCTCTGGTTACCCACTTAACTGAAAGCACAGGCTGGGCACAGAGCGCTGTGCCCTTAGGCGGTCTGGTCCACCTGGAGCACAGCTGGCTGCACCGGCTCCTCATCTGACCCCTCTGCCTCATGGGAGGTTAGCACATAGCCTGCATCATAGCACACCTGCTGTGCCTGTTCCAAAGCCACCGactcttcttcttcatcttccaCAATAGTCAAATCGATGTTGCTGTCCATGGCTGAGTCACTCCCTCTTGAGGCCGCCCTCCCAGCATCCCCCTCCGTGCTCTTCCCTTCCACCAGTACACTGGTGAGGGATGCTTCGGAAAGACCCTCTGCAAATGAGCTCTCCTCGTGGTCATTTGGCACCTCACTGCTAGGCATGTCTCCTGACTTGGTCTCATTTTCTGCAGGGCTTTCTCCCTCTCGGACTTTCTTTCGACCGAAAGTGAGGGGAGAGACCTTGAAGGGGGAGCTTTTCCCTGAGGATGTTTTCTGGTGATTCGAAGTGAGAGATTTCTtaatcttctctctcctctctgcagaTACGATCTTTGTCCCCAGCTTGTTCATCTTTTTCTCGATGTTCTGGCGAGAAAATGCTTTCTTGAGGCTATCCACTTTCCGGAGACtggatctttttattttctctgcccGGCTTTCTTCCATCTTTTCCTCTGCACTGTCTTCCAGGGCCTCCTCGTCATGGGGCAATTCATCATCGGAGGAGAGGTCCACTGTGTGCAGAGTTTCCTCTAGGGACTTGTTTTCATCAGCAtgctcctcttccttcccttctgctAGGCTGGAAGCTGGCTCTTTCACAAACACACTGGCAGGGATctcattttcttcctgaaaaGATGGACAATATAAATTTCATGTTAATAACACATTTCACACATAGTTCTGAACTGCTGTAATTTCTGGGTGTGTGTTTTTGGCATGACAGAAACCAAAGGTCTGTGGCTTCAGTTTTCTAGAATATGAAAAGTTAATTCTAAAC includes the following:
- the CAVIN2 gene encoding caveolae-associated protein 2, whose translation is MPLNPEWFSVLYPSPPTGWSRSFKSSWNAVSLISVASCCLSEPLPVLESGALSSNPRVTLCTPVHRPSRQSHKKVPTCPAMGEDAAQAEKFQHPGPDMRQEKPVSSSPVPSSTPSPSLNPGSTEEAIRDDSQVNAVTVLTLLDKLVNMLDAVQESQHKMEQRQISLEGSVKGVQNGLTKLSACQASTGNTVSKLLEKSRKVSAHTRAVKERLERQCAQVKRLENNHAQLLRRNHFKVLIFQEENEIPASVFVKEPASSLAEGKEEEHADENKSLEETLHTVDLSSDDELPHDEEALEDSAEEKMEESRAEKIKRSSLRKVDSLKKAFSRQNIEKKMNKLGTKIVSAERREKIKKSLTSNHQKTSSGKSSPFKVSPLTFGRKKVREGESPAENETKSGDMPSSEVPNDHEESSFAEGLSEASLTSVLVEGKSTEGDAGRAASRGSDSAMDSNIDLTIVEDEEEESVALEQAQQVCYDAGYVLTSHEAEGSDEEPVQPAVLQVDQTA